In Trichoderma breve strain T069 chromosome 4, whole genome shotgun sequence, the following proteins share a genomic window:
- a CDS encoding AAA domain (Cdc48 subfamily) domain-containing protein, which translates to MTSRMDFTDRAQKAIEDAMSMAEQYGHSQLLPVHLAVSLLEPPIDQSKDQQNGPQQTTITLFRQAIERAHGDPQLLDRALKKNLVRLPSQDPPPDQVSLSPSFHAVLRKAQDLQKVQKDTFIAVDHLITALSEDVGIQACLKEGNIPKPKLLQEAVAAIRGTRRVDSKNADTEQENENLAKFTIDMTALARDKKIDPVIGREEEIRRVVRILSRRTKNNPVLIGEPGVGKTTVVEGLAQRIVNRDVPDNLKACKLLSLDVGALVAGSKFRGEFEERMKGVLKEVTESKEMIVLFVDEIHLLMGAGSSGEGGMDAANLLKPMLARGQLHCIGATTLAEYRKYVEKDAAFERRFQQVLVKEPTIPETISILRGLKSKYDSHHKVSILDSALVAAANLAARYLTSRRMPDSAIDLIDEAAAAVRVARESQPEIIDSLERKLRQFKIEIAALEKEHDEASQIRLQQARKDAQNVEEELQPLREKYQNDIKRNDEIHQAKDKLEDLKKRLEDAINAGNHQRAADLKYGAILEQEALIKKLEDKKNAADVALNANGDTSVMVTDIVTADNINEIVARWTGIPVTRLRTSEKEKLIQMEKVLSKVVVGQKEAVQSVANAIRLQRSGLSNPNQPPSFLFCGPSGTGKTLLTKALAEFLFDDPKSMIRFDMSEYQERHALSRMIGAPPGYVGHDAGGQLTEALRRKPFSILLFDEVEKAAKEILTVLLQLMDDGRITDGQGRVIDCKNCIVVMTSNLGAEYLVRPGVKEGRVDANTRELVMSALRNYFLPEFLNRINSVVIFNRLTRKEIRKIVDLRITEIQKRLEDNGRKVHIQVSDEAKDYLGNAGYSPAYGARPLARLIEKEVLNRLAILILRNSIRDGETAHVELDDNKIVVLSNHPDSGTDDDDEDMYDEDDVEDVIGEDMDEDIYD; encoded by the coding sequence ATGACTTCGCGAATGGACTTTACGGACCGTGCTCAAAAGGCCATCGAGGACGCCATGTCCATGGCTGAGCAGTACGGCCACTCACAGCTCCTGCCAGTACACTTGGCCGTGTCTTTGCTGGAGCCCCCTATCGACCAATCCAAAGACCAACAGAACGGTCCTCAGCAGACCACCATCACTCTCTTCCGACAAGCCATCGAACGAGCACATGGAGATCCTCAGCTGCTCGACCGTGCCCTAAAGAAGAACTTGGTGCGGCTACCAAGCCAAGACCCTCCCCCTGATCAGGTCTCGTTGTCACCTTCATTCCACGCCGTTCTGCGAAAGGCCCAAGATCTGCAAAAGGTCCAAAAGGATACATTCATCGCAGTTGACCATCTAATCACCGCTCTATCCGAAGATGTCGGTATCCAGGCTTGTCTCAAAGAGGGCAACAttcccaagcccaagctACTTCAAGAAGCTGTCGCCGCCATCCGGGGCACCCGGAGGGTAGACAGCAAGAACGCAGATACAGAACAAGAAAACGAGAACTTGGCCAAATTCACCATCGACATGACCGCCCTCgcgagagacaagaagatcGACCCTGTTattggcagagaagaagaaatcagaCGAGTTGTGCGAATCCTGTCCCGCAGAACAAAGAACAACCCGGTTCTTATTGGTGAGCCCGGTGTTGGAAAGACCACCGTCGTCGAAGGCCTAGCCCAGCGAATTGTCAATCGAGACGTTCCTGACAACCTCAAGGCCTGCAAGCTCCTCTCCCTCGACGTCGGTGCCCTTGTTGCTGGCAGCAAGTTCCGTGGTGAATTCgaagagagaatgaaggGCGTTTTGAAGGAGGTCACCGAGTCCAAGGAGATGATTGTTCTCTTTGTCGACGAGATTCACCTTCTCATGGGAGCCGGTTCGTCTGGTGAAGGCGGTATGGACGCTGCCAACTTGCTGAAGCCCATGCTTGCTCGTGGTCAACTGCACTGTATCGGTGCCACGACATTGGCCGAGTATCGCAAGTACGTTGAGAAGGATGCTGCTTTTGAGCGTCGTTTCCAACAGGTTCTGGTCAAGGAGCCTACCATTCCTgagaccatctccatcctgcGTGGCTTGAAGAGCAAATACGACAGTCACCACAAGGTCAGCATTCTCGACAGCGCCTTGGTGGCTGCAGCCAATCTTGCTGCGAGATATCTCACCTCACGACGCATGCCCGACTCTGCCATCGACCTCATCGATGAAGCCGCCGCAGCAGTCCGAGTCGCCAGAGAATCTCAACCCGAAATCATCGACTCTCTAGAGCGCAAGCTGAGACAGTTCAAGATTGAAATCGCAGCTTTAGAGAAGGAACATGACGAGGCATCCCAGATCCGCCTGCAGCAGGCGAGGAAGGATGCGCAGAATGTGGAGGAAGAGTTACAACCCCTCCGCGAAAAATACCAGAATGATATCAAGCGAAACGATGAAATCCATCAGGCCAAGGACAAGCTTGAGGACTTGAAGAAGCGACTTGAGGATGCCATCAACGCAGGAAACCACCAGCGGGCTGCTGATCTTAAGTACGGTGCCATTCTCGAACAAGAGGCGCTGATTAAGAAGctggaagacaagaagaatgCCGCTGATGTCGCGCTCAACGCAAATGGAGACACCAGCGTCATGGTCACTGATATCGTGACGGCAGATAACATCAATGAAATCGTCGCGCGATGGACTGGCATCCCTGTTACCCGACTAAGGACATcggaaaaagagaagcttaTCCAAATGGAAAAGGTCTTGAGCAAGGTTGTTGTTGGTCAGAAAGAGGCTGTTCAATCAGTCGCCAACGCCATCCGACTTCAGCGCTCAGGTCTCAGCAACCCCAACCAGCCACCTAGCTTCCTGTTCTGTGGTCCATCAGGTACCGGTAAGACGCTCCTTACGAAGGCTCTAGCCGAATTCCTGTTTGATGATCCAAAATCCATGATTCGCTTTGACATGTCCGAATACCAAGAACGACACGCACTGAGCCGCATGATTGGTGCCCCACCAGGATATGTCGGCCACGATGCCGGTGGTCAGTTGACTGAGGCACTCCGACGAAAGCCATTCTCAATCTTGCTGTTTGACGAAGTTGAGAAGGCGGCCAAAGAAATCTTGACggttctcctccagctcatgGATGATGGCCGAATTACCGACGGCCAAGGCAGAGTTATTGATTGCAAGAACTGCATTGTCGTCATGACATCCAACCTGGGAGCTGAGTACCTTGTTCGCCCAGGCGTGAAAGAGGGCAGAGTCGATGCCAATACAAGGGAGCTGGTCATGAGCGCTCTCCGCAACTACTTTTTGCCCGAGTTCTTGAACCGTATCAACtccgtcgtcatcttcaataGACTGACGCGCAAGGAGATTCGCAAGATTGTCGACTTACGTATCACGGAAATTCAGAAACGGCTGGAAGACAACGGCCGCAAGGTCCATATACAAGTCTCTGATGAGGCCAAGGACTACTTGGGCAACGCGGGTTACTCTCCGGCATACGGAGCTCGACCACTGGCTCGTTTGATTGAGAAAGAGGTGCTTAACAGGCTTGCCATTCTCATTCTCCGAAACAGTATTCGCGATGGCGAGACTGCCCATGTGGAGCTTGATGATAACAAGATTGTTGTGCTATCGAACCATCCCGATAGCGGaacagatgatgatgacgaagacatgtatgatgaggacgacgtTGAGGATGTGATTGGAGAGGACATGGATGAAGACATTTATGATTAA